The following coding sequences lie in one Treponema socranskii subsp. buccale genomic window:
- a CDS encoding flagellin, with translation MIINHNMSSLYADRVLGISNANIQGNIEKLASGERINKAGDDASGLAVSEKLRSQIRGLNQAGRNIENGVSFLQTTEGYLQETTDILQRVRELAIQAANGIYSDEDRMQIQVEVSQLVSEVDRVASQAQFNGMNMLTGSFGRWDGAKTMQFHVGANVDQNVRVYIGTMTATALGLKNADGDNEQISIATPDLANATLGAVDSALLRVTKQRADLGAYQNRFEMASKGVNVAAENMQAAESRIRDTDMASEIVDYTKNSILTQSGTAMLAQANSQTQNVLALLQ, from the coding sequence ATGATTATCAATCACAATATGAGTTCGCTCTATGCTGACCGTGTGCTCGGCATTTCGAATGCCAACATACAGGGAAACATCGAGAAACTCGCTTCCGGCGAACGGATCAACAAAGCCGGAGATGATGCATCGGGTCTTGCAGTGTCCGAAAAGCTGCGGAGTCAAATCCGCGGTTTGAATCAGGCGGGGCGAAACATCGAAAACGGTGTGTCGTTTTTACAGACGACGGAAGGCTATCTTCAGGAAACGACGGATATCCTTCAGCGCGTCCGCGAACTCGCGATTCAAGCGGCGAACGGCATCTACAGCGATGAAGATCGTATGCAGATCCAAGTTGAGGTTTCTCAGCTTGTGTCGGAAGTCGACCGCGTCGCAAGTCAAGCGCAGTTCAACGGTATGAATATGCTCACGGGCAGTTTCGGCCGCTGGGACGGCGCAAAGACGATGCAGTTTCATGTCGGTGCAAACGTCGACCAAAACGTCCGCGTCTACATCGGCACGATGACGGCGACGGCGCTCGGCTTGAAAAACGCAGACGGCGACAACGAGCAGATTTCGATCGCAACGCCGGACTTGGCAAACGCCACGCTCGGCGCCGTGGACAGCGCGCTGCTTCGGGTAACGAAACAGCGGGCGGATCTCGGTGCGTATCAAAACCGCTTCGAGATGGCCTCGAAAGGCGTAAACGTCGCTGCGGAAAACATGCAGGCTGCCGAATCGCGTATCAGAGATACCGATATGGCTTCGGAAATCGTGGACTACACGAAAAACTCGATTCTCACACAATCGGGGACCGCGATGCTTGCACAGGCAAACAGCCAAACGCAAAACGTTTTAGCGCTGTTGCAGTAA
- the tsaE gene encoding tRNA (adenosine(37)-N6)-threonylcarbamoyltransferase complex ATPase subunit type 1 TsaE has translation MTFTTKSAEETEALGQRLGRLLQKGDILAMRGTLAAGKTTLTKGIARSLGVRDEITSPTFCLISEYSGTMPLYHMDVYRLDGAEDFINLGTDDMLYGDGVCVIEWSEKIMSELPDTVIEIDITVNDDGSRTVRVSNWPHEAIQ, from the coding sequence ATGACCTTTACGACGAAGAGTGCAGAAGAAACCGAAGCGCTCGGACAGAGGCTCGGCCGCCTCCTGCAAAAAGGCGACATACTCGCCATGCGCGGGACTCTCGCTGCAGGAAAGACGACGCTTACCAAAGGCATCGCGCGCTCCCTCGGCGTACGCGATGAAATCACGAGCCCGACCTTTTGCCTCATCAGCGAATATTCGGGTACGATGCCGCTCTACCACATGGACGTCTATCGCCTCGACGGTGCCGAAGATTTTATCAACCTCGGAACGGACGATATGCTCTACGGAGACGGCGTGTGCGTCATCGAATGGAGCGAAAAGATCATGAGCGAACTGCCCGATACGGTAATCGAGATCGACATAACCGTAAACGACGACGGCTCGCGCACCGTCCGCGTCTCGAACTGGCCGCACGAAGCAATACAATAA
- the rdgB gene encoding RdgB/HAM1 family non-canonical purine NTP pyrophosphatase, with amino-acid sequence MKLYLATNNAHKKREAAEIFSPYEIVIPADEGIDFDPEETGTTFFENALIKARALYDIVHCPVIADDSGISVDALGGRPGIFSSRYGGRNFPRGRADGKKTDQNAQNRFLIEELDDALSGNTGDCRFLHGERSAHYTCSMVLYLGGERMYAAQETMEGQIVSSIEDARGNGGFGYDPIFFIPEIGKTAAELSDEEKNAISHRGKAGRSMRRIIEMLR; translated from the coding sequence ATGAAGCTCTACCTCGCTACGAACAATGCGCACAAAAAGCGCGAAGCGGCCGAAATCTTTTCACCGTACGAAATCGTCATTCCGGCGGACGAAGGAATCGATTTTGATCCCGAAGAAACGGGTACGACGTTTTTCGAAAACGCTTTGATAAAAGCGCGAGCCCTCTACGACATCGTGCATTGCCCCGTCATCGCCGACGATTCGGGCATTTCGGTCGACGCGCTCGGAGGCAGACCCGGCATTTTCTCTTCGCGCTACGGCGGACGGAATTTTCCACGCGGCAGAGCGGACGGCAAAAAAACCGATCAGAATGCGCAAAACCGCTTTCTCATCGAAGAGCTCGATGATGCGCTTTCCGGAAATACGGGCGATTGTCGTTTTTTGCACGGCGAGCGGAGCGCGCATTACACCTGTTCGATGGTGCTCTATTTGGGAGGCGAGCGCATGTACGCCGCGCAGGAAACGATGGAAGGGCAAATCGTCTCGTCGATCGAAGATGCACGCGGAAACGGCGGCTTCGGCTACGATCCGATTTTTTTTATCCCCGAAATCGGAAAAACCGCAGCCGAACTTTCCGACGAAGAAAAAAATGCGATTTCTCACCGCGGAAAGGCGGGGCGCAGTATGCGGCGCATCATCGAAATGCTCCGATGA
- a CDS encoding flagellin produces MVINHNMSALFASRQLGVTGVSLAKDMEKLSSGERINRAGDDASGLAVSEKMRSQIRGLNQASTNAQNGISFIQTTEGYLQETTDIIQRIRELAVQSSNGIYSDEDRMQIQVEVSSLVSEIDRVASSAQFNGMNMLTGRFARPTGENTVTGSMWFHIGANMDQRMQVYIGTMSATALGLRVLGTEEKVSIATPEEANRVIGTLDEAIKRINKQRADLGAYQNRMEYAIRGLDIAAENTQASESRIRDTNMAKQMVEFTKNTVLQQAGTAMLAQANAQTQNVLSLLR; encoded by the coding sequence ATGGTTATCAACCACAACATGTCGGCATTATTTGCCAGCCGCCAGCTCGGCGTCACCGGTGTCAGTCTTGCAAAAGATATGGAAAAGCTTTCATCGGGTGAACGGATCAATCGCGCGGGAGACGATGCGTCGGGACTCGCCGTATCGGAAAAGATGCGCAGCCAAATCCGCGGTTTGAACCAGGCGTCGACGAACGCGCAAAACGGTATCAGCTTTATCCAAACGACGGAAGGCTATCTGCAGGAGACGACGGACATCATCCAGCGCATCCGCGAATTGGCTGTCCAATCGTCGAACGGTATTTACAGCGATGAAGACCGCATGCAGATTCAAGTCGAAGTTTCTTCCCTCGTATCGGAAATCGACCGCGTCGCAAGTTCCGCCCAATTCAACGGCATGAACATGCTCACCGGACGCTTTGCCCGCCCGACGGGAGAAAACACGGTCACCGGTTCCATGTGGTTCCATATCGGAGCGAACATGGATCAGCGGATGCAGGTGTACATCGGCACGATGTCGGCGACGGCGCTCGGACTGCGCGTACTCGGTACCGAAGAAAAGGTTTCGATTGCGACACCGGAAGAAGCGAACCGCGTCATCGGCACGCTCGACGAAGCGATCAAACGGATCAACAAACAGCGGGCGGATTTGGGTGCGTATCAAAACCGCATGGAGTACGCGATCCGCGGACTCGATATCGCAGCCGAAAATACGCAGGCGTCCGAAAGCCGCATCCGCGACACGAACATGGCAAAACAGATGGTCGAATTTACGAAAAACACCGTTTTGCAGCAGGCGGGAACGGCGATGCTCGCACAGGCGAACGCGCAGACACAAAATGTCTTGTCATTACTGAGATAG
- a CDS encoding TetR/AcrR family transcriptional regulator, giving the protein MQTSKLPYHREGLKNLLIEKGIEIVNADGVQSFSLRKAAAACKVSHAAPYSHFHNKEELLNAMQLHITERFSKTLETAVAENKKPTALLKKLGIAYVSFFIDNPAYFQFLYSSSDIKVDLTLSIPDEKNYKPYILYKNSILSLLKQTKVPKKKQNDILITIWAFIHGLTALAAMKNVHYDKNWKEKITDFMDLLEPSFLK; this is encoded by the coding sequence ATGCAAACATCGAAGTTGCCGTATCACCGCGAAGGATTGAAAAATCTCCTAATCGAAAAAGGCATCGAAATCGTCAATGCCGACGGCGTGCAGTCTTTTTCGCTGAGAAAAGCGGCGGCGGCTTGCAAAGTCAGCCATGCGGCTCCGTACAGCCATTTTCACAACAAAGAAGAATTGTTGAACGCGATGCAGCTGCACATCACCGAACGTTTTTCGAAAACGCTCGAAACGGCTGTCGCCGAAAATAAAAAGCCCACCGCATTGTTAAAAAAATTGGGTATAGCCTATGTTTCTTTTTTTATTGATAATCCCGCCTATTTTCAATTTTTGTATTCTTCGTCCGATATAAAGGTCGATTTAACTTTATCTATACCGGATGAGAAAAACTATAAGCCCTATATTCTGTATAAAAACAGCATCCTGTCACTGCTTAAACAAACCAAGGTTCCGAAAAAAAAGCAAAACGATATTTTAATAACGATATGGGCTTTTATTCACGGACTTACGGCGCTGGCGGCAATGAAAAATGTTCACTACGACAAAAATTGGAAAGAAAAAATCACCGATTTTATGGACTTGCTCGAGCCGTCATTTTTAAAGTGA
- a CDS encoding flagellar protein FlaG, translating into MNTITSSIGQALAMDGQNYFKVAPQILGSGTTTAGVARSVPGGAEVAQNIAQNLAEIRENAQQLQRLSDMVIGRRSLRFSVNEELGEVVISVLDPSTNKVIKEIPSEDIQKMKVSMKKAIGLLFDEMI; encoded by the coding sequence ATGAATACAATTACAAGCAGTATCGGGCAGGCTTTGGCAATGGATGGCCAAAACTACTTCAAAGTCGCTCCGCAGATACTCGGTTCCGGAACAACGACGGCGGGAGTCGCCCGCTCGGTGCCGGGAGGAGCTGAAGTAGCGCAAAACATTGCACAAAACCTTGCCGAAATACGGGAAAACGCACAGCAGCTCCAGCGGCTGTCCGATATGGTGATAGGTCGCCGTTCCCTGCGCTTCAGCGTCAATGAAGAGCTCGGAGAAGTCGTCATCAGCGTATTGGATCCGAGCACCAACAAGGTGATCAAGGAGATACCGTCCGAAGATATACAGAAGATGAAAGTCAGCATGAAAAAAGCGATCGGTTTGCTTTTTGATGAAATGATTTAA
- a CDS encoding flagellar brake protein — protein MRYNVPSGITPLQARLATHYYAYLLIPAFIILVFFVIYLLYQMRKRIRSSPEWLEAQKKRLTTYGDIEKTAKRLSLSKAEASLLWEICRAAKAPNISYLIYNAAEVDKLFGAQYAAMLQSGTAEKKITSLFRLRRKIEIQDAADTWITSTAGIPEQTKLFFLSPQGVQIRCALKKNTAENMTLSIPQTLYNAENKPAPLSKADFVFTTKSGMTYRFQTRVIRYSIGFDDGTEMILSHTNDLNQQTKRKSKRSDINIPCIFSAVNDKYEKTKPHDGVLANVSGDGCAILTNLPIKENQRLCVSIMLPDATYEAEGLIVAVHKNASNNTFSLGILFTDISDKARNRIFAYVYRYGAAAQNGERNTPT, from the coding sequence ATGCGCTATAACGTACCGAGCGGCATCACGCCGCTCCAAGCGCGCCTTGCGACGCATTACTACGCGTACCTGCTCATCCCCGCCTTTATCATTCTCGTATTTTTCGTCATCTATCTGCTGTATCAAATGCGTAAGCGCATCCGCTCCTCTCCCGAATGGCTTGAAGCGCAAAAAAAACGGCTGACGACATACGGCGACATCGAAAAGACGGCGAAGCGCCTTTCGCTTTCGAAAGCCGAAGCATCTCTTTTGTGGGAAATCTGCCGCGCGGCTAAAGCGCCCAATATAAGTTATCTCATCTACAATGCGGCCGAAGTCGACAAACTCTTCGGCGCACAATACGCCGCCATGCTGCAAAGCGGCACTGCCGAAAAAAAAATCACGTCCCTTTTTCGCCTCCGCCGAAAAATCGAAATACAGGATGCGGCGGATACGTGGATCACGTCGACGGCGGGCATACCCGAACAAACGAAGCTGTTCTTTTTATCGCCGCAGGGCGTACAGATCCGATGCGCGCTGAAAAAAAACACGGCGGAAAATATGACGCTTTCGATTCCGCAAACGCTGTACAACGCCGAAAATAAACCGGCTCCGCTTTCAAAAGCCGATTTCGTGTTTACGACGAAAAGCGGTATGACGTACCGCTTTCAGACGCGCGTCATCCGCTATTCGATCGGTTTCGACGACGGCACGGAAATGATACTGTCGCACACAAACGATCTGAATCAGCAGACAAAGCGGAAATCGAAACGCAGCGATATCAACATCCCCTGTATTTTTTCTGCGGTAAACGACAAGTACGAAAAAACCAAACCCCACGACGGAGTGCTCGCAAACGTTTCCGGCGACGGATGCGCCATACTGACGAATCTCCCGATAAAAGAAAATCAGCGCCTTTGCGTTTCGATCATGCTTCCCGATGCGACATACGAAGCGGAGGGGCTCATCGTCGCAGTGCATAAAAATGCTTCCAACAATACGTTTTCCCTCGGCATCCTCTTTACGGACATATCGGACAAAGCGCGAAACCGCATTTTCGCATACGTGTATCGATACGGCGCCGCCGCACAGAACGGCGAACGGAACACGCCGACTTGA
- the tsaB gene encoding tRNA (adenosine(37)-N6)-threonylcarbamoyltransferase complex dimerization subunit type 1 TsaB codes for MKALAIDSAGARLTVAAKNDDAVVSAVYAVGMKQSETLLPAIDAVVSKAGLRIAELDYTTLCQGPGSFTGLRLAFAALKAVEQAANVPIYGISTLEVCAYPYRVLPFPVVSAIDAKKNRFYAAAYEAGSEALPPGDYEIETVLNFLKDAEEALCTGPDATRFVEAARPIGSPVKLYALDFSIITTDSLFALAEAKIEAGKKPLADFDGPVYIRESEAEVKRKAAEL; via the coding sequence GTGAAAGCGCTTGCGATAGATTCCGCCGGAGCTCGCCTTACGGTTGCGGCAAAAAACGACGATGCCGTCGTCTCGGCGGTTTATGCCGTCGGCATGAAACAATCGGAAACGCTCCTTCCCGCGATCGACGCCGTCGTATCGAAGGCGGGTTTACGAATAGCGGAACTCGACTATACGACGCTGTGTCAAGGGCCGGGATCTTTTACGGGACTGAGGCTCGCCTTTGCCGCACTCAAAGCCGTCGAACAGGCGGCAAACGTACCGATATACGGCATCTCTACGCTCGAAGTCTGCGCCTATCCCTACCGCGTCCTTCCCTTTCCCGTCGTTTCCGCAATCGATGCGAAAAAAAACAGATTCTATGCGGCCGCATACGAAGCGGGATCGGAGGCGCTTCCGCCCGGAGACTATGAAATTGAAACGGTGCTGAACTTTTTAAAAGATGCCGAAGAAGCGCTCTGTACGGGACCCGACGCAACACGATTTGTCGAAGCCGCCCGACCAATCGGCTCGCCCGTAAAACTCTACGCGCTCGATTTTTCAATCATTACGACCGATTCTCTCTTTGCCCTCGCCGAAGCGAAAATCGAAGCGGGGAAAAAACCGCTTGCCGATTTCGACGGCCCCGTATACATCCGTGAAAGCGAAGCGGAAGTCAAACGGAAAGCGGCGGAATTATAA
- a CDS encoding 3-hydroxyacyl-CoA dehydrogenase, with product MSIKKVVVAGGGVLGSQIAFQAAYKGFDVTIWLRSDASIGRSQPKIDRLHGIYLAELADAETKIGTKGASFSRGLIDDGEHISAEEIARLKKNAEAAYKNLKLTTDLASAVKDADIVIESMAENPQAKKDFYDALSAVLEDKTIVATNSSSMVPSMFRDHVKNPKRYLAIHFANNIWRNNMVEIMGHDGTDPAAFEKVVEFAKDIGMIPLKVLKEQPGYLLNSMLIPFLTAGEALLANEVGDVKTIDLAWKLGTGSPLGPFQILDIVGLETAYNITMNRPDASDPASLHGRIAKILKSYIDQGKTGINAGEGFYKYK from the coding sequence ATGAGCATTAAAAAGGTTGTTGTTGCGGGCGGCGGCGTTTTGGGAAGTCAAATCGCATTTCAAGCGGCGTACAAAGGATTCGACGTTACGATATGGCTGCGTTCCGACGCGTCGATCGGACGGTCTCAGCCGAAAATCGACCGGCTGCACGGAATATATCTTGCCGAATTGGCCGATGCCGAAACGAAAATCGGTACGAAGGGCGCGAGCTTTTCAAGGGGCCTCATAGACGACGGCGAACATATAAGCGCCGAAGAAATCGCCCGCCTCAAAAAAAATGCCGAAGCGGCGTATAAAAACCTCAAACTTACGACCGACCTTGCTTCAGCGGTCAAAGACGCCGATATCGTCATCGAAAGCATGGCCGAAAATCCTCAAGCGAAAAAAGACTTTTACGACGCGCTTTCGGCCGTCCTTGAAGATAAAACCATCGTCGCGACCAACTCGTCTTCGATGGTGCCGAGCATGTTCCGCGATCACGTTAAAAATCCGAAACGCTATTTGGCCATCCACTTTGCAAACAATATCTGGCGCAACAATATGGTCGAAATCATGGGACACGACGGAACCGATCCCGCCGCATTCGAAAAAGTCGTCGAATTCGCCAAAGACATCGGCATGATACCGCTCAAAGTTTTAAAAGAGCAGCCCGGCTATCTGCTCAATTCCATGCTCATACCGTTTTTAACGGCGGGCGAAGCACTGCTTGCAAACGAAGTCGGAGACGTAAAAACCATCGACTTGGCATGGAAGCTCGGCACGGGAAGCCCGCTCGGCCCCTTCCAAATCCTCGATATCGTCGGCTTGGAAACGGCGTACAATATTACAATGAATCGTCCCGACGCATCCGACCCCGCTTCTCTCCACGGGCGCATCGCAAAAATCCTTAAAAGTTACATCGACCAGGGGAAAACGGGCATAAACGCGGGCGAAGGTTTTTACAAATACAAATAA
- the fliD gene encoding flagellar filament capping protein FliD, whose product MPGLNIPGVTDKYNTNDTVEKLMKVERVPLTREQDTLKTYQAQQNAWRDVNRKLTEFRDSVKTLYSYENPFNNKLASSSDEYAITADANRGAQYQSFKVNVIQPASADRFLSSELPDNTKVPAGTYTFRVADKSVSFNWKGGSLTDFSKALNKRGGDLINSLVIGSGAGTKTILIESKKTGEANRLTFEDAAKTFAIETGMIRPVKSDAASFGKTQAEFRPAPPQRAALEQEGLPRLTNTAITVSNGKVSIPPRSGFSLAVPQGNEGKHISFTLTPASVGDVTAALNTKAISPELPNAGYASFQDVVIDNNPSDTLLSKSQETRSADLLPVTSASVVYALMSDGSEQEIATPNILTSDKTAIDIDTNDYPGIASIVIRNRNTGTAFTMSSVSLYDPKSAGGFTPNNAASTARDAIITYEGITIKRPTNDIDDVVPEVTLHVHEKTERTATIKIDPDVKSAKDALITFVGKYNESIAQINILSQNKSEIVDELTYLSDDRREKEKARLGLFMGDFSLTNMKSNFQIIQSSRYQTKEDAVITMLSQIGISTNASGSTGGYTASRLRGYLEIDEKKLDAALASHLEDIKNMFGYDSDGDLIVDSGIAYRLDRELGAYVQTGGIIGTKISALDTRIKSSETKIAQLETQMDKKEKELRRKFANMEGSLNSLESQQTTISNFMRQNNRNNEQ is encoded by the coding sequence ATGCCAGGATTGAACATACCGGGTGTCACCGATAAATACAACACGAACGACACGGTAGAAAAACTTATGAAGGTCGAGCGTGTCCCGCTGACAAGGGAGCAGGACACGCTCAAAACCTACCAAGCGCAGCAAAACGCGTGGCGGGACGTCAACAGAAAATTGACGGAATTCCGCGACAGCGTTAAGACGCTGTATTCCTACGAAAATCCGTTCAACAACAAGCTCGCCTCATCGTCCGACGAATACGCGATCACGGCGGACGCGAATCGGGGTGCGCAATATCAATCATTTAAAGTCAACGTCATACAGCCGGCGAGCGCCGACCGTTTTTTATCGTCCGAACTCCCCGATAACACGAAAGTCCCGGCGGGAACCTACACGTTTCGCGTAGCGGACAAATCCGTTTCGTTCAATTGGAAAGGCGGCTCTCTTACCGATTTTTCAAAAGCGCTCAACAAGAGGGGCGGCGATCTCATCAATTCGCTCGTCATCGGCTCCGGCGCGGGTACGAAAACTATCCTCATCGAATCGAAAAAAACGGGAGAAGCGAATCGCCTCACGTTTGAAGACGCGGCGAAAACCTTTGCGATCGAAACGGGGATGATACGTCCGGTAAAATCGGATGCGGCCTCTTTCGGAAAAACGCAGGCTGAATTCCGCCCCGCTCCGCCGCAACGAGCCGCCCTCGAGCAGGAAGGACTTCCGCGCCTCACGAATACCGCGATCACCGTTTCAAACGGAAAGGTTTCGATCCCGCCGCGAAGCGGATTTTCGCTCGCAGTTCCGCAGGGGAACGAAGGAAAGCATATTTCGTTTACGCTCACGCCGGCATCTGTCGGAGACGTAACGGCGGCGCTCAACACAAAAGCGATTTCTCCCGAACTTCCCAATGCGGGTTATGCGTCGTTTCAGGACGTCGTCATCGACAACAATCCGTCGGATACCCTGCTTTCGAAAAGCCAAGAGACGAGGAGTGCGGATCTTTTACCCGTAACGTCGGCAAGCGTCGTCTACGCGCTCATGAGCGACGGAAGCGAACAAGAAATCGCGACGCCGAACATATTGACGAGCGACAAAACGGCGATCGATATCGACACGAACGATTACCCGGGTATCGCTTCGATCGTCATCCGAAACCGGAACACGGGTACGGCTTTTACGATGTCGTCCGTTTCGCTCTACGATCCGAAATCCGCAGGCGGTTTTACGCCGAACAATGCCGCGTCGACGGCGCGGGATGCGATCATCACGTACGAAGGCATTACGATCAAGCGGCCGACGAACGATATCGACGACGTCGTGCCCGAGGTAACGCTTCACGTGCACGAAAAAACCGAAAGGACGGCGACGATCAAAATCGATCCGGACGTCAAATCGGCAAAAGACGCGCTCATCACTTTCGTCGGAAAATATAACGAATCGATCGCGCAAATCAATATTCTTTCGCAAAACAAAAGCGAAATCGTCGACGAACTCACCTACCTTTCCGACGATCGGCGCGAAAAGGAAAAAGCGCGGCTCGGGCTTTTTATGGGCGACTTTTCGCTTACGAATATGAAATCGAATTTCCAAATTATTCAAAGTTCGCGCTATCAAACAAAAGAGGATGCGGTCATAACGATGCTCTCCCAGATCGGCATTTCGACGAACGCGAGCGGAAGCACCGGAGGTTATACGGCGAGCCGGCTGCGCGGCTATCTCGAAATCGACGAAAAAAAACTCGACGCCGCCCTCGCCTCTCACCTCGAAGATATTAAAAATATGTTCGGCTATGACAGCGACGGAGATCTCATAGTCGATTCGGGCATCGCATACCGATTGGATCGCGAACTCGGCGCATACGTCCAAACGGGCGGCATCATCGGCACGAAGATAAGCGCACTCGACACGCGCATCAAATCGTCCGAAACGAAAATAGCGCAGCTTGAAACGCAGATGGATAAAAAAGAAAAGGAACTTCGAAGAAAGTTTGCAAATATGGAAGGATCGTTGAACAGTCTCGAAAGTCAGCAGACGACTATTTCGAATTTTATGCGGCAAAACAACAGAAACAACGAACAATAA
- a CDS encoding formate--tetrahydrofolate ligase has translation MLSDIEIAQKNRMLPIADIAKRIGIDADGIEPFGAYKAKLSAKTLRTLQERASDETSRARLILVTAVTPTSAGEGKSTVSIGLADALNRIGKKTVLALREPSLGPCFGIKGGACGGGYAQIVPMEEINLHFTGDIHAISSANNLIAALIDNHIHHGNELGIDPRTISWKRCVDLNDRELRNIVVGLGGRVNGVPREDRFCISVASEIMAIVCLSRTISELKERISNIVIGENYDREIVTFGEFGCTGAIAALLKDALKPNLVQTLEKTPAFVHGGPFANIAHGCNSINATLAALASGNYVVTEAGFAADLGAEKFMDIKCRAAGIAPSCAVIVATVRALKMHGGTEKQDLARPDLKTLSAGFSNLKTHIENIRKFGVSAIVAINKFASDTSEELELLAELIAETGTESAVCESWEKGGEGAVSLAEKTSALCDAGKADFRPLYDSDMPLSKKIERIAREIYRAGAVSFESAALKKLSAFEKAGYGALPVCIAKTQNSLSHDPKLLASPSGYTFPIRDAQLYAGAGFVVALSGDITVMPGLPKKPAALNIDVNDDGVISGLF, from the coding sequence ATGTTGTCGGATATCGAAATAGCACAAAAAAATCGAATGCTTCCGATCGCGGACATCGCAAAGCGGATCGGGATTGATGCGGACGGGATCGAACCGTTCGGAGCGTACAAAGCAAAGCTCAGTGCAAAAACGCTTCGCACTCTGCAGGAACGCGCTTCGGACGAAACTTCGCGCGCTCGTCTCATCCTCGTCACCGCCGTAACGCCGACGAGCGCGGGGGAGGGCAAGTCGACCGTTTCGATAGGGCTTGCCGATGCGCTCAACCGTATCGGGAAAAAAACAGTGCTCGCGCTCCGAGAGCCGTCTTTAGGCCCCTGTTTCGGCATAAAAGGCGGAGCCTGCGGAGGCGGATACGCGCAGATCGTTCCGATGGAAGAAATCAATTTACACTTTACGGGCGACATTCACGCGATTTCCTCAGCGAATAATTTGATTGCGGCTCTCATAGACAATCACATTCACCACGGCAATGAACTGGGGATAGATCCCCGCACGATTTCGTGGAAGCGGTGCGTCGATCTCAATGACCGCGAACTGCGCAACATCGTCGTCGGACTCGGCGGCAGAGTGAACGGAGTACCGCGCGAAGACCGCTTTTGCATTTCCGTCGCGAGCGAAATCATGGCGATCGTCTGTCTCTCCCGCACGATTTCGGAATTGAAAGAGCGCATTTCGAATATCGTCATCGGGGAAAATTACGACAGAGAAATCGTTACATTCGGAGAATTCGGATGTACCGGCGCGATCGCCGCATTGCTCAAAGATGCTCTGAAACCGAACCTCGTGCAAACCCTCGAAAAAACTCCCGCGTTTGTGCACGGCGGCCCCTTTGCGAACATCGCGCACGGCTGTAACAGCATCAACGCGACGCTCGCCGCTCTCGCTTCGGGAAACTATGTCGTAACCGAAGCGGGATTCGCCGCCGATTTGGGTGCGGAAAAATTTATGGATATCAAGTGCCGTGCGGCGGGCATCGCTCCGTCCTGTGCCGTCATCGTCGCAACGGTGAGAGCTCTTAAAATGCACGGAGGTACGGAAAAACAGGATCTTGCCCGTCCCGACCTCAAAACGCTTTCGGCGGGATTTTCAAATCTCAAAACGCATATCGAAAACATCCGCAAATTCGGCGTAAGCGCGATCGTCGCGATCAACAAGTTCGCATCGGACACGAGCGAAGAACTCGAACTCCTCGCCGAACTCATTGCGGAAACGGGTACGGAAAGCGCCGTCTGCGAAAGCTGGGAAAAGGGAGGGGAGGGAGCGGTTTCGCTTGCCGAAAAAACGAGCGCGCTCTGCGATGCGGGAAAAGCGGATTTCCGTCCGCTCTACGATTCCGATATGCCCCTTTCAAAAAAGATAGAACGCATTGCACGGGAAATCTACCGTGCAGGTGCGGTTTCGTTTGAAAGCGCCGCTTTGAAAAAGCTTTCGGCTTTCGAAAAGGCGGGCTACGGAGCGCTTCCCGTGTGCATCGCAAAAACGCAGAATTCGTTGAGCCACGATCCGAAACTGCTCGCTTCTCCGAGCGGCTATACCTTTCCGATCCGCGACGCGCAGCTTTACGCGGGCGCGGGCTTTGTCGTCGCTCTTTCGGGCGACATCACGGTGATGCCGGGGCTGCCGAAAAAACCCGCCGCGCTCAATATCGACGTGAACGACGACGGAGTCATTTCGGGATTGTTTTAA